The following proteins are encoded in a genomic region of Flammeovirga pectinis:
- a CDS encoding alginate export family protein, which translates to MLKKLLSFTLLLLTCGVVQAQDFSIDAQLKPRYEHRNGFNQLRPSNGDADRAADFVSQRARIRMLFNDKSNKFRFGFSAQDVRTWGEIGNFANKDNGNFSIHEAWGELLFTEEFSVKAGRQEISYDDQRIFGAVDWAQQGRSHDAAVFKYEKAFKLHAGVAISATGETPYYNPGVNNYKALQYLWFNKKFDQLSISALFLNNGVEQDVAGNQTSMPADFETIYSQTLGAHGEWRPGKFGLNASFYYQMGAVGAGKTDLNAYNALVEVLFQASEGLSLNIGGEILSGTDATATDGVNRTFNPLYGTNHKFNGHMDYFYVGGASRLPQGGLTDIYLGATYKMNEWKFYGKVHSFQSSAVIVDGTGAEVGNNLGTELDLNANYKFNDYISIQGGWSAMFATESMQYSTGANAGGDYEKFNNWGWMGIVIKPTLFTTKKKEAKTQG; encoded by the coding sequence ATGTTAAAAAAACTATTATCCTTTACACTACTGTTGCTTACGTGTGGTGTTGTACAAGCGCAAGACTTTAGTATTGATGCTCAATTAAAACCCCGTTACGAGCACAGAAACGGTTTTAATCAACTAAGACCATCAAATGGTGATGCTGATCGTGCTGCTGACTTTGTTTCACAACGTGCGAGAATAAGAATGTTATTTAATGATAAAAGTAACAAGTTTCGTTTCGGTTTTTCTGCACAAGATGTAAGAACTTGGGGTGAAATTGGAAACTTTGCAAATAAAGACAATGGAAACTTTTCTATTCATGAAGCTTGGGGTGAATTACTTTTCACAGAAGAGTTTAGTGTAAAAGCTGGTCGCCAAGAAATTTCTTATGATGATCAAAGAATCTTTGGTGCTGTAGATTGGGCGCAACAAGGTAGAAGCCATGATGCTGCAGTTTTCAAATATGAAAAAGCATTTAAATTACATGCTGGTGTTGCAATATCTGCAACTGGAGAAACTCCTTATTACAATCCTGGTGTAAACAACTATAAAGCATTACAATACCTATGGTTTAACAAGAAATTTGACCAATTAAGTATCTCTGCCTTATTCTTAAACAATGGTGTTGAGCAAGATGTTGCTGGTAACCAAACAAGTATGCCTGCTGACTTTGAGACTATTTATAGCCAAACTTTAGGTGCACACGGTGAATGGAGACCAGGTAAATTTGGTTTAAATGCATCTTTCTACTATCAAATGGGTGCTGTAGGAGCTGGCAAAACAGATCTAAATGCATACAATGCTCTAGTTGAAGTTTTATTCCAAGCATCTGAAGGGTTAAGCCTTAATATTGGTGGTGAAATTTTATCTGGTACTGATGCAACTGCTACTGATGGAGTTAACAGAACATTTAACCCTCTTTACGGTACAAACCACAAGTTTAACGGACACATGGATTACTTCTATGTAGGTGGCGCTTCTCGTTTACCACAAGGTGGTTTAACTGATATCTATTTAGGTGCTACTTATAAAATGAACGAATGGAAATTCTATGGCAAAGTACATTCTTTCCAATCTAGTGCTGTAATTGTTGACGGTACTGGTGCTGAAGTAGGTAACAACTTAGGTACTGAATTAGATTTAAATGCTAATTACAAATTCAACGACTACATCTCTATTCAAGGTGGATGGTCTGCAATGTTTGCTACAGAATCTATGCAATATTCTACTGGAGCTAACGCTGGAGGAGACTATGAGAAATTCAACAACTGGGGTTGGATGGGAATCGTGATCAAGCCAACGCTTTTCACTACAAAGAAAAAAGAAGCAAAAACTCAAGGTTAA
- a CDS encoding IS3 family transposase → MLGLNRQIYYRSKRKVKNNNSIASKVVDLVKRIRLKQTKIGTRKLYQLLLPELQLLNVGRDKLFDIMRANRLNIKPKKQYHVTTNSHHRFKKHKNLIEHLEIKRPEQVLVSDITYIGERSNPMYLSLVTDAYSKKIMGLNVSDSLNANGAIAALKEAVHNRSYVDLPMIHHSDRGLQYCSHEYQRHLQENKIVCSMTESYDPYQNAVAERINGILKQEFILGIKINDLDLMNKFIRESVYIYNNERPHWSNYMKTPVEMHQQSEIKMRTYKSKNSTESTPDAINI, encoded by the coding sequence TTGCTTGGGTTAAATCGACAAATTTATTATCGTTCGAAAAGGAAAGTAAAAAACAATAATAGTATTGCATCTAAAGTAGTAGACTTAGTGAAAAGAATTCGTTTGAAGCAAACTAAAATAGGGACAAGGAAATTATATCAATTACTTCTTCCTGAATTGCAATTACTAAATGTAGGTCGAGATAAGCTTTTTGACATCATGAGGGCTAATCGACTCAATATCAAGCCTAAAAAACAATATCATGTCACTACAAATTCTCATCACAGGTTTAAAAAGCATAAAAATCTTATTGAACACTTGGAAATAAAAAGACCTGAACAAGTATTAGTTTCTGATATAACTTACATAGGTGAGCGTAGTAACCCAATGTATCTCTCCTTGGTAACAGATGCTTATTCTAAGAAAATAATGGGGTTAAATGTATCAGATAGTTTGAATGCAAATGGAGCTATTGCAGCATTAAAAGAAGCAGTACACAATAGAAGCTATGTTGATTTACCAATGATACATCATTCAGATAGAGGACTACAATATTGTAGTCATGAGTATCAACGACATCTTCAGGAAAATAAAATAGTGTGCTCGATGACGGAATCTTACGACCCTTATCAAAATGCGGTAGCAGAAAGAATAAACGGAATTCTTAAGCAAGAATTTATTTTAGGAATAAAAATTAATGATCTCGATTTGATGAATAAATTTATTAGAGAATCTGTATATATTTACAATAATGAAAGGCCTCATTGGAGTAATTATATGAAGACACCTGTTGAGATGCATCAGCAAAGTGAAATAAAAATGAGAACTTATAAAAGTAAAAATAGCACCGAGTCTACACCCGATGCTATCAATATATAG
- a CDS encoding transposase produces the protein MNDHQEYQYTKRTQKDYSYSFKLQVVDEVERGEIGITAARLKYGIQGHATVRTWIRKYGNLDWDNKSDLKMGKTPEQKLLELEQKVLLLEKQKASLEKQLYVTDKKAIFFDMMIDIAEDEFNIPIRKKSLPKQLTNSKTKKK, from the coding sequence ATGAATGATCATCAAGAATATCAATACACTAAGCGCACACAAAAAGATTACAGCTACTCTTTTAAATTACAAGTTGTAGATGAAGTGGAACGAGGAGAAATAGGTATAACAGCAGCAAGACTTAAATATGGAATCCAAGGTCATGCTACGGTCCGTACTTGGATAAGAAAGTATGGTAATTTAGATTGGGATAATAAATCTGATTTAAAAATGGGAAAGACACCAGAACAAAAATTATTGGAGCTAGAACAAAAGGTTCTATTATTAGAGAAGCAAAAAGCTTCTTTAGAAAAACAACTTTACGTAACAGATAAAAAAGCAATTTTCTTTGATATGATGATCGATATTGCTGAGGATGAGTTTAATATTCCGATTAGAAAAAAGTCTTTACCCAAGCAGTTGACCAATTCAAAAACGAAGAAAAAATAG
- the cmk gene encoding (d)CMP kinase: MEKIIIALDGHAGCGKSTTAKAVAKELDYIFIDTGAMYRAVTYYFLSNNVDFSDALEVENALKEISLKFVLNPTSGIGEIHINGENVEPFIRNMEITSRVSDVASIKAVRVFNVAEQQEMGKEKGIVMDGRDIGTVVFPNAELKIFMTADVTVRAKRRLVEMESKGVDTSLEDVEADIRNRDHLDSTRKESPLKKADDAVVVDTSGLTIDQQVESILKLAKNIISA, from the coding sequence ATGGAAAAAATTATTATTGCACTTGATGGACATGCTGGGTGCGGAAAAAGTACAACAGCTAAAGCAGTAGCAAAAGAACTTGATTACATTTTTATTGACACAGGTGCGATGTACCGTGCAGTAACATATTATTTCTTATCAAATAATGTTGATTTTTCTGATGCATTAGAAGTTGAAAATGCATTAAAAGAAATATCACTTAAATTTGTTTTAAACCCTACGTCAGGTATTGGTGAGATCCATATAAACGGAGAAAATGTAGAACCGTTTATTAGAAATATGGAGATAACGAGTAGAGTAAGTGATGTTGCCAGTATTAAAGCTGTAAGAGTATTTAATGTTGCAGAACAACAGGAAATGGGCAAAGAGAAAGGGATTGTAATGGATGGTAGAGATATCGGTACCGTTGTATTCCCAAATGCAGAGCTTAAAATTTTTATGACTGCTGATGTGACTGTTCGTGCAAAAAGAAGATTAGTCGAAATGGAATCTAAAGGGGTTGATACTTCTCTAGAAGATGTAGAGGCTGATATTCGTAATAGAGATCATTTGGATTCAACTAGAAAAGAAAGTCCTTTAAAGAAGGCTGACGATGCTGTTGTAGTTGATACTTCTGGTTTAACGATAGATCAACAAGTAGAAAGTATTCTAAAATTAGCTAAGAATATAATTTCAGCATAG